In Quercus robur chromosome 11, dhQueRobu3.1, whole genome shotgun sequence, the following proteins share a genomic window:
- the LOC126704985 gene encoding uncharacterized protein LOC126704985 yields MKVPPKIRHFIWRAAKDVLPTKQNLQARHIPVGVECDGCGDHTESIIHCLWLCDQARSVWMSLLEFRSLLQKKCRTFCDLLEEVFSVGPAKKVALFATVAWCIWQRRNRLRENQSTWKLHEIGDNAQRLVDEFWSVNSQESGEPIPRHRVRWSPPPEDCYKVNFDAAFCEDSGLAGIGVVCRDNSGQVIAALRQNLGQVQSVEMAEALAARRAVVFAREMSLFCIIVEGDCLAVIQALRRSGLCPLLFGHIVNETKRLGSVRRSCVFQHVRREGNRLAHSLAKKAVLSADFEVWVEDLPEDVDVGFQSDFP; encoded by the coding sequence ATGAAGGTGCCTCCGAAGATCCGACACTTTATCTGGCGTGCTGCGAAGGATGTTCTGCCCACTAAACAGAATTTACAGGCTCGGCATATACCTGTTGGAGTGGAATGTGATGGCTGTGGAGATCACACGGAGTCGATAATTCATTGTTTATGGTTGTGCGATCAGGCGAGGTCGGTGTGGATGTCGCTCTTGGAGTTTCGCTCACTGCTGCAGAAGAAATGTCGGACGTTCTGTGACTTATTGGAGGAAGTCTTCAGTGTTGGGCCAGCCAAGAAGGTAGCTTTGTTCGCTACTGTGGCGTGGTGCATATGGCAGCGTCGCAACCGGTTAAGGGAGAACCAGTCAACGTGGAAGCTGCATGAAATTGGTGATAACGCACAGCGATTGGTGGATGAATTTTGGAGCGTCAATTCTCAAGAGAGTGGCGAGCCTATTCCTCGGCACAGGGTGCGCTGGTCTCCTCCACCAGAGGACTGCTACAAAGTTAATTTTGATGCTGCGTTTTGTGAGGATTCAGGTTTGGCTGGTATCGGAGTGGTTTGCCGGGATAATTCTGGTCAAGTTATCGCGGCTCTTAGGCAGAATCTGGGTCAAGTGCAGTCAGTAGAGATGGCTGAAGCTCTGGCAGCGCGAAGGGCTGTGGTCTTTGCCAGGGAGATGAGTTTATTTTGTATCATTGTTGAAGGTGATTGTCTGGCAGTCATTCAGGCTTTGCGTCGAAGTGGTCTTTGTCCTCTATTATTTGGTCATATTGTGAATGAGACTAAGCGTCTGGGATCCGTCCGAAGAAGTTGTGTGTTTCAACATGTTAGGCGGGAGGGGAATAGGTTAGCTCATAGCTTAGCTAAAAAAGCAGTTCTATCTGCAGATTTTGAGGTTTGGGTAGAAGATTTACCTGAGGACGTGGATGTTGGTTTCCAGTCGGATTTTCCttga